In Carya illinoinensis cultivar Pawnee chromosome 7, C.illinoinensisPawnee_v1, whole genome shotgun sequence, the following are encoded in one genomic region:
- the LOC122316600 gene encoding probable pectin methylesterase CGR3, whose protein sequence is MWRRPVNPSRRFGDSGGGGLLANSKSRSSPILSVGLIVLGALLFIAYSYGNSGASGNNMEAISRVEGDYSCTAEVQRAIPILKKAYGDSMHKILHVGPDTCSVVSKLLKEEETEAWGVEPYDIEDADTNCKALVRKGIVRVADIKFPLPYRPKSFSLVIVSDALDYLSPRYLNKTLPDLARVSADGLAIFAGYPGHQRARVSDVSKFGRAAKLRSSSWWIRYFIQTNLEENETAFKKFEQAATKRSYVPSCQIFHLKSFQ, encoded by the exons ATGTGGAGGAGACCAGTGAATCCATCTCGACGATTCGGGGACAGCGGGGGAGGCGGTTTGCTTGCCAATTCCAAATCACGGTCTTCTCCGATTTTATCTGTTGGGCTTATTGTCTTG GGAGCACTGCTTTTTATTGCCTATTCATACGGCAACTCAG GTGCATCTGGCAACAATATGGAAGCTATAAGCAGGGTTGAAG GTGATTACTCATGCACTGCAGAGGTCCAACGAGCAATTCCTATTTTGAAGAAAGCATATGGAGACAGCATGCATAAAATTTTGCATGTTGGTCCAGACACCTGTTCGGTAGTTTCTAAATTGCTTAAAGAGGAGGAAACTGAAGCCTGGGGTGTGGAACCATATGATATAGAGGATGCAGATACTAACTGCAAAGCTCTTGTCCGCAAAGGCATTGTGCGTGTAGCTGATATCAAGTTTCCTCTTCCATATAGGCCAAAATCGTTTTCCCTTGTAATTGTTTCAGATGCTCTGGATTACTTATCCCCAAGATATCTCAACAAGACCCTTCCTGATTTGGCAAGAGTATCAGCTGATGGTCTTGCGATATTTGCTG GCTATCCTGGTCACCAGAGAGCTAGAGTTTCTGATGTGTCCAAATTTGGAAGGGCG GCTAAATTGAGGAGCTCGTCCTGGTGGATACGATATTTTATTCAGACTAACTTAGAAGAGAATGAAACAGCCTTTAAGAAGTTTGAACAGGCTGCAACAAAGAGATCATACGTCCCCAGCTGCCAAATATTCCACCTCAAGTCCTTCCAATGA